The proteins below are encoded in one region of Balaenoptera acutorostrata chromosome 11, mBalAcu1.1, whole genome shotgun sequence:
- the GTPBP1 gene encoding GTP-binding protein 1 isoform X1 produces the protein MAAERSRFPMDSPVPASMFAPEPSSPGAARAAAAAARLHGGFDSDCSEDGETLNGEPELDLTSKLILVSPTSEQYDSLLRQMWERMDEGCGETIYVIGQGSDGTEYGLSEADMEASYATVKSMAEQIEADVILLRERQEAGGRVRDYLVRKRVGDNDFLEVRVAVVGNVDAGKSTLLGVLTHGELDNGRGFARQKLFRHKHEIESGRTSSVGNDILGFDSEGNVVNKPDSHGGSLEWTKICEKSTKVITFIDLAGHEKYLKTTVFGMTGHLPDFCMLMVGSNAGIVGMTKEHLGLALALNVPVFVVVTKIDMCPANILQETLKLLQRLLKSPGCRKIPVLVQSKDDVIVTASNFSSERMCPIFQISNVTGENLDLLKMFLNLLSPRTSYREEEPAEFQIDDTYSVPGVGTVVSGTTLRGLIKLNDTLLLGPDPLGNFLSIAVKSIHRKRMPVKEVRGGQTASFALKKIKRSSIRKGMVMVSPRLNPQASWEFEAEILVLHHPTTISPRYQAMVHCGSIRQTATILSMDKDCLRTGDKATVHFRFIKTPEYLHIDQRLVFREGRTKAVGTITKLLQTTNNSPMNSKPQQIKMQSTKKGPLPKREEGGPSGGPAVGAPPTGDEACSLAAAQPAASGGLQPQPKPSSGGRRRGGQRHKVKSQGACMPPASGC, from the exons ATGGCGGCCGAGCGGAGTCGCTTCCCGATGGACTCGCCGGTCCCTGCCTCTATGTTCGCCCCCGAGCCCAGCTCTCCGGGGGCGGCCAGGGCCGCGGCGGCTGCCGCCCGGCTCCACGGCGGCTTCGACTCGGACTGCAGCGAGGACGGCGAGACGCTCAACGGCGAACCGGAGCTGGACCTCACCAGCAAG CTGATTCTAGTGAGCCCTACATCAGAGCAGTATGACAGCCTACTTCGGCAAATGTGGGAGAGGATGGACGAGGGATGCGGAGAGACCATATATGTCATTGGGCAGGGATCAG ATGGGACTGAGTACGGGTTGAGTGAAGCTGACATGGAGGCCTCCTACGCCACAGTGAAGAGCATGGCAGAACAAATAGAGGCTGATGTCATCCTCCTCCGGGAACGCCAAGAAGCTGGGGGCCGTGTGCGCGATTACCTGGTCCGGAAACGAGTAGGAGACAATGACTTCCTGGAAGTCAG GGTAGCGGTAGTGGGCAACGTGGATGCCGGCAAAAGCACGCTTCTGGGGGTCCTGACCCACGGGGAGCTGGACAACGGCCGAGGCTTCGCCCGCCAGAAACTCTTCCGCCACAAACATGAGATTGAATCTGGTCGCACCAGCAGTGTGGGCAACGACATTCTGGGCTTTGACAGTGAAGGCAATGTGGTAAACAAGCCAGACAGCCATGGTGGCAGCCTGGAGTGGACAAAGATCTGTGAGAAATCCACTAAGGTGATTACTTTCATCGACTTGGCTGGCCACGAGAAGTACCTGAAGACCACTGTCTTTGGCATGACCGGCCATTTGCCTGACTTCTGCATGCTCATG GTGGGCAGCAATGCTGGCATCGTGGGGATGACAAAGGAGCACCTGGGCTTGGCATTGGCACTCAATGTGCCTGTCTTTGTGGTGGTCACCAAGATTGACATGTGTCCTGCCAACATCCTGCAAG AAACCCTGAAGCTGTTACAGCGCCTGCTGAAGTCGCCCGGCTGCCGCAAGATCCCCGTGTTGGTGCAGAGCAAGGATGATGTGATCGTTACAGCCTCCAACTTCAGCTCTGAGAG GATGTGCCCGATATTCCAGATCTCCAACGTTACAGGCGAGAACCTAGATCTGCTGAAGATGTTCCTCAACCTGCTGTCGCCTCGCACCAGTTACCGGGAGGAGGAGCCCGCTGAGTTTCAGATTGACGACACCTACTCTGTCCCG GGTGTGGGAACAGTGGTGTCGGGGACAACGCTGCGGGGCCTGATCAAGCTGAATGACACGCTGCTGCTGGGCCCAGATCCTTTGGGTAACTTCCTGTCCATTGCTGTCAAATCGATCCATCGCAAGCGCATGCCTGTCAAGGAGGTGCGGGGGGGCCAGACGGCCTCCTTCGCACTGAAGAAG ATCAAGCGCTCGTCCATCCGGAAGGGCATGGTGATGGTTTCTCCACGCTTGAATCCCCAAGCATCCTGGGAGTTCGAGGCCGAGATCCTCGTCCTTCACCACCCCACCACAATCAGCCCGCGGTACCAGGCCATGG TGCACTGTGGGAGCATCAGGCAGACAGCAACCATCCTGAGCATGGACAAGGACTGCCTGCGCACCGGGGACAAGGCCACCGTGCACTTCCGCTTCATCAAGACCCCCGAGTACCTGCACATAGACCAGCGGCTGGTGTTCCGGGAGGGCCGCACCAAGGCTGTGGGCACCATCACTAAG CTCCTCCAGACCACCAACAATTCCCCAATGAACTCCAAGCCCCAGCAGATTAAAATGCAATCGACGAAAAAGGGTCCCCTGCCCAAACGAGAAGAGGGAGGTCCCTCTGGAGGGCCGGCAGTAGGGGCACCCCCAACTGGAGATGAAGCTTGCTCTCTAGCGGCTGCGCAGCCAGCTGCATCCGGCGGTCTCCAGCCACAG CCCAAGCCCAGCAGCGGGGGCCGGCGACGGGGGGGCCAGCGTCACAAGGTGAAGTCCCAGGGGGCCTGCATGCCTCCCGCCAGCGGCTGCTGA
- the GTPBP1 gene encoding GTP-binding protein 1 isoform X3 — translation MKHKARKLLVRDGTEYGLSEADMEASYATVKSMAEQIEADVILLRERQEAGGRVRDYLVRKRVGDNDFLEVRVAVVGNVDAGKSTLLGVLTHGELDNGRGFARQKLFRHKHEIESGRTSSVGNDILGFDSEGNVVNKPDSHGGSLEWTKICEKSTKVITFIDLAGHEKYLKTTVFGMTGHLPDFCMLMVGSNAGIVGMTKEHLGLALALNVPVFVVVTKIDMCPANILQETLKLLQRLLKSPGCRKIPVLVQSKDDVIVTASNFSSERMCPIFQISNVTGENLDLLKMFLNLLSPRTSYREEEPAEFQIDDTYSVPGVGTVVSGTTLRGLIKLNDTLLLGPDPLGNFLSIAVKSIHRKRMPVKEVRGGQTASFALKKIKRSSIRKGMVMVSPRLNPQASWEFEAEILVLHHPTTISPRYQAMVHCGSIRQTATILSMDKDCLRTGDKATVHFRFIKTPEYLHIDQRLVFREGRTKAVGTITKLLQTTNNSPMNSKPQQIKMQSTKKGPLPKREEGGPSGGPAVGAPPTGDEACSLAAAQPAASGGLQPQPKPSSGGRRRGGQRHKVKSQGACMPPASGC, via the exons ATGAAGCACAAAGCAAGGAAACTTCTTGTCCGAG ATGGGACTGAGTACGGGTTGAGTGAAGCTGACATGGAGGCCTCCTACGCCACAGTGAAGAGCATGGCAGAACAAATAGAGGCTGATGTCATCCTCCTCCGGGAACGCCAAGAAGCTGGGGGCCGTGTGCGCGATTACCTGGTCCGGAAACGAGTAGGAGACAATGACTTCCTGGAAGTCAG GGTAGCGGTAGTGGGCAACGTGGATGCCGGCAAAAGCACGCTTCTGGGGGTCCTGACCCACGGGGAGCTGGACAACGGCCGAGGCTTCGCCCGCCAGAAACTCTTCCGCCACAAACATGAGATTGAATCTGGTCGCACCAGCAGTGTGGGCAACGACATTCTGGGCTTTGACAGTGAAGGCAATGTGGTAAACAAGCCAGACAGCCATGGTGGCAGCCTGGAGTGGACAAAGATCTGTGAGAAATCCACTAAGGTGATTACTTTCATCGACTTGGCTGGCCACGAGAAGTACCTGAAGACCACTGTCTTTGGCATGACCGGCCATTTGCCTGACTTCTGCATGCTCATG GTGGGCAGCAATGCTGGCATCGTGGGGATGACAAAGGAGCACCTGGGCTTGGCATTGGCACTCAATGTGCCTGTCTTTGTGGTGGTCACCAAGATTGACATGTGTCCTGCCAACATCCTGCAAG AAACCCTGAAGCTGTTACAGCGCCTGCTGAAGTCGCCCGGCTGCCGCAAGATCCCCGTGTTGGTGCAGAGCAAGGATGATGTGATCGTTACAGCCTCCAACTTCAGCTCTGAGAG GATGTGCCCGATATTCCAGATCTCCAACGTTACAGGCGAGAACCTAGATCTGCTGAAGATGTTCCTCAACCTGCTGTCGCCTCGCACCAGTTACCGGGAGGAGGAGCCCGCTGAGTTTCAGATTGACGACACCTACTCTGTCCCG GGTGTGGGAACAGTGGTGTCGGGGACAACGCTGCGGGGCCTGATCAAGCTGAATGACACGCTGCTGCTGGGCCCAGATCCTTTGGGTAACTTCCTGTCCATTGCTGTCAAATCGATCCATCGCAAGCGCATGCCTGTCAAGGAGGTGCGGGGGGGCCAGACGGCCTCCTTCGCACTGAAGAAG ATCAAGCGCTCGTCCATCCGGAAGGGCATGGTGATGGTTTCTCCACGCTTGAATCCCCAAGCATCCTGGGAGTTCGAGGCCGAGATCCTCGTCCTTCACCACCCCACCACAATCAGCCCGCGGTACCAGGCCATGG TGCACTGTGGGAGCATCAGGCAGACAGCAACCATCCTGAGCATGGACAAGGACTGCCTGCGCACCGGGGACAAGGCCACCGTGCACTTCCGCTTCATCAAGACCCCCGAGTACCTGCACATAGACCAGCGGCTGGTGTTCCGGGAGGGCCGCACCAAGGCTGTGGGCACCATCACTAAG CTCCTCCAGACCACCAACAATTCCCCAATGAACTCCAAGCCCCAGCAGATTAAAATGCAATCGACGAAAAAGGGTCCCCTGCCCAAACGAGAAGAGGGAGGTCCCTCTGGAGGGCCGGCAGTAGGGGCACCCCCAACTGGAGATGAAGCTTGCTCTCTAGCGGCTGCGCAGCCAGCTGCATCCGGCGGTCTCCAGCCACAG CCCAAGCCCAGCAGCGGGGGCCGGCGACGGGGGGGCCAGCGTCACAAGGTGAAGTCCCAGGGGGCCTGCATGCCTCCCGCCAGCGGCTGCTGA
- the GTPBP1 gene encoding GTP-binding protein 1 isoform X2 codes for MAAERSRFPMDSPVPASMFAPEPSSPGAARAAAAAARLHGGFDSDCSEDGETLNGEPELDLTSKLILVSPTSEQYDSLLRQMWERMDEGCGETIYVIGQGSDGTEYGLSEADMEASYATVKSMAEQIEADVILLRERQEAGGRVRDYLVRKRVGDNDFLEVRVAVVGNVDAGKSTLLGVLTHGELDNGRGFARQKLFRHKHEIESGRTSSVGNDILGFDSEGNVVNKPDSHGGSLEWTKICEKSTKVITFIDLAGHEKYLKTTVFGMTGHLPDFCMLMVGSNAGIVGMTKEHLGLALALNVPVFVVVTKIDMCPANILQETLKLLQRLLKSPGCRKIPVLVQSKDDVIVTASNFSSERMCPIFQISNVTGENLDLLKMFLNLLSPRTSYREEEPAEFQIDDTYSVPGVGTVVSGTTLRGLIKLNDTLLLGPDPLGNFLSIAVKSIHRKRMPVKEVRGGQTASFALKKIKRSSIRKGMVMVSPRLNPQASWEFEAEILVLHHPTTISPRYQAMVHCGSIRQTATILSMDKDCLRTGDKATVHFRFIKTPEYLHIDQRLVFREGRTKAVGTITKGQQEIELMLWAGWTPAWELG; via the exons ATGGCGGCCGAGCGGAGTCGCTTCCCGATGGACTCGCCGGTCCCTGCCTCTATGTTCGCCCCCGAGCCCAGCTCTCCGGGGGCGGCCAGGGCCGCGGCGGCTGCCGCCCGGCTCCACGGCGGCTTCGACTCGGACTGCAGCGAGGACGGCGAGACGCTCAACGGCGAACCGGAGCTGGACCTCACCAGCAAG CTGATTCTAGTGAGCCCTACATCAGAGCAGTATGACAGCCTACTTCGGCAAATGTGGGAGAGGATGGACGAGGGATGCGGAGAGACCATATATGTCATTGGGCAGGGATCAG ATGGGACTGAGTACGGGTTGAGTGAAGCTGACATGGAGGCCTCCTACGCCACAGTGAAGAGCATGGCAGAACAAATAGAGGCTGATGTCATCCTCCTCCGGGAACGCCAAGAAGCTGGGGGCCGTGTGCGCGATTACCTGGTCCGGAAACGAGTAGGAGACAATGACTTCCTGGAAGTCAG GGTAGCGGTAGTGGGCAACGTGGATGCCGGCAAAAGCACGCTTCTGGGGGTCCTGACCCACGGGGAGCTGGACAACGGCCGAGGCTTCGCCCGCCAGAAACTCTTCCGCCACAAACATGAGATTGAATCTGGTCGCACCAGCAGTGTGGGCAACGACATTCTGGGCTTTGACAGTGAAGGCAATGTGGTAAACAAGCCAGACAGCCATGGTGGCAGCCTGGAGTGGACAAAGATCTGTGAGAAATCCACTAAGGTGATTACTTTCATCGACTTGGCTGGCCACGAGAAGTACCTGAAGACCACTGTCTTTGGCATGACCGGCCATTTGCCTGACTTCTGCATGCTCATG GTGGGCAGCAATGCTGGCATCGTGGGGATGACAAAGGAGCACCTGGGCTTGGCATTGGCACTCAATGTGCCTGTCTTTGTGGTGGTCACCAAGATTGACATGTGTCCTGCCAACATCCTGCAAG AAACCCTGAAGCTGTTACAGCGCCTGCTGAAGTCGCCCGGCTGCCGCAAGATCCCCGTGTTGGTGCAGAGCAAGGATGATGTGATCGTTACAGCCTCCAACTTCAGCTCTGAGAG GATGTGCCCGATATTCCAGATCTCCAACGTTACAGGCGAGAACCTAGATCTGCTGAAGATGTTCCTCAACCTGCTGTCGCCTCGCACCAGTTACCGGGAGGAGGAGCCCGCTGAGTTTCAGATTGACGACACCTACTCTGTCCCG GGTGTGGGAACAGTGGTGTCGGGGACAACGCTGCGGGGCCTGATCAAGCTGAATGACACGCTGCTGCTGGGCCCAGATCCTTTGGGTAACTTCCTGTCCATTGCTGTCAAATCGATCCATCGCAAGCGCATGCCTGTCAAGGAGGTGCGGGGGGGCCAGACGGCCTCCTTCGCACTGAAGAAG ATCAAGCGCTCGTCCATCCGGAAGGGCATGGTGATGGTTTCTCCACGCTTGAATCCCCAAGCATCCTGGGAGTTCGAGGCCGAGATCCTCGTCCTTCACCACCCCACCACAATCAGCCCGCGGTACCAGGCCATGG TGCACTGTGGGAGCATCAGGCAGACAGCAACCATCCTGAGCATGGACAAGGACTGCCTGCGCACCGGGGACAAGGCCACCGTGCACTTCCGCTTCATCAAGACCCCCGAGTACCTGCACATAGACCAGCGGCTGGTGTTCCGGGAGGGCCGCACCAAGGCTGTGGGCACCATCACTAAG GGGCAGCAGGAGATAGAGTTGATGCTCTGGGCAGGCTGGACCCCAGCCTGGGAGCTGGGCTGA
- the JOSD1 gene encoding josephin-1 isoform X1 — MGRRPGTEPTPGGGEGRDRHRGGTPAGRPACPAPEGESRGSGHQPRSRALALPAARRRCSRHRATHPTPPGGPTQPAPVKQTHGGRGPKAGAADVRPTSEGTPRRGGSWDGEGGRFRSTRRAGAADVGLRCARSLARPSAAQVAARSSRWRPAAGRGERVRVRAFRGSCAGLGPVGSHRTREDGETPPMPQQGPRYHAGRPSLAARNLRFIHHLGLVS; from the exons ATGGGTCGCCGCCCCGGAACTGAGCCGACGCCcgggggaggagaggggcgggACAGGCATCGGGGCGGGACTCCCGCCGGCCGCCCGGCCTGCCCAGCCCCggagggagagagcagaggatCCGGGCACCAGCCGAGGAGCCGGGCACTAGCTCTACCTGCGGCGAGACGCCGCTGCAGCCGCCACCGGGCTACCCACCCCACACCGCCAGGGGGCCCAACGCAGCCTGCACCCGTGAAACAGACGCACGGCGGCCGCGGCCCCAAAGCCGGCGCCGCTGACGTCAGGCCGACGTCAGAGGGGACGCCGCGGCGGGGCGGGAGTTGGGACGGCGAAGGAGGGCGTTTTCGGAGCACGCGCCGGGCTGGGGCCGCTGACGTCGGGCTCAGGTGCGCGCGCTCGCTCGCCCGCCCGAGCGCGGCCCAGGTGGCGGCCCGCAGCTCCAGGTGGCGGCCTGCAGCG GGCCGCGGCGAGAGGGTGAGAGTCCGCGCTTTCCGAGGGAGCTGCGCCGGCCTCGGCCCCGTGGGGTCCCACCGTACCCGAGAGGATGGAGAGACTCCCCCGATGCCCCAGCAGGGCCCGCGATACCACGCTGGCCGGCCCTCGCTAGCTGCTCGAAATTTGCGTTTTATCCACCACCTAGGCCTTGTCTCCTGA
- the JOSD1 gene encoding josephin-1 isoform X2, with translation MSCVPWKGDKAKSESLELPQAAPLQIYHEKQRRELCALHALNNVFQDSNAFTRETLQEIFQRLSPNTMVTPHKKSMLGNGNYDVNVIMAALQTKGYEAVWWDKRRDVGAIALTNVMGFIMNLPSSLCWGPLKLPLKRQHWICVREVGGAYYNLDSKLKMPEWIGGEGELRKFLKHHLRGKNCELLLVVPEEVEARQSWRADV, from the exons ATGAGTTGCGTGCCATGGAAAGGAGACAAGGCCAAATCCGAATCATTGGAGCTGCCCCAGGCTGCACCCCTACAGATCTACCATGAGAAACAGCGCAGGGAGCTTTGTGCTCTGCACGCCCTCAATAACGTCTTCCAGGACAGCAATGCCTTCACCCGGGAAACGCTGCAAGAGATTTTCCAGAG GTTGTCTCCAAACACCATGGTGACCCCCCACAAGAAGAGCATGCTGGGAAATGGGAACTACGATGTGAACGTCATTATGGCAGCACTTCAAACCAAAGGCTATGAAGCTGTTTGGTGGGACAAGCGCAG GGATGTCGGCGCCATTGCTCTCACTAACGTTATGGGCTTCATCATGAATCTGCCCTCCAGCCTGTGTTGGGGTCCACTGAAGTTGCCACTCAAAAGGCAGCATTGGATCTGTGTTCGAGAGGTGGGAGGTGCCTACTACAACCTCGACTCCAAACTGAAGATGCCCGAATGGATTGGAGGCGAGGGCGAGCTCAG GAAATTTCTAAAACATCATTTGCGAGGAAAGAACTGTGAACTCCTGCTGGTGGTACCAGAAGAGGTGGAGGCCCGTCAGAGTTGGAGGGCTGATGTGTAA